TATGTATTTTTGCCTTTTGGTTGTAATGCAAACAGCCAAAAATCTCTCCACATACAGGTCTAGGTTGAAGTAAGTTCCTTAGTGTTCTACAGCTGCATCACGGTCCCTCTCACACTCATACAAATACTGATAGTGTTTGTCCcttcatcttaaaaaaaaaagaaaaagaatgttTGCAATTTAGTTTcaggcatttttttttgttctcgGTCTCTTCCTCTGGCCAAGCATGACTTGCCCCAcatacaataaacacacacaatcacacaatcATCCCTATAGTATCTAAGTGCAGTTTCTTGCGCCCTTCCTACCGTAAAAACACTAACAGTACCATCACAATAAATGGATGGATAAAACACCCTTGCTTTCATTCTTGCAACTTTGTCAACCTACCTCTCACTTCTTCTCATTCCAACTTTCACACACCCACTGGTTCCCCATACCCACTTACTCTCAAGTAACAGAAAGCCCGCAGTGTAACAGCCAGgaagggaagagagaggaggggaaggagaaCAAGGTATGGAAGCAGACATGGAGGAAGATAGGGCAAGTTCTTCTCCTTCAGTAGAGTGAAAGACAATGGGGAGGAAAAACTGTGTCCGACCCTGCTTTTACCCCACTTCCCTCTTACTCCCCAGGATGAGGGTGAAAGTGATGGGAAGAAGGATAAGGGTGGTGGTGGGTGACTGAGGTCGAAaaggggagagaagagagaagggtGAAGTGTGTCGGTCTTCATGTGTCCTGGCCGTCAGTAGCAGGTGTCTCATTGGCATTGGGCAAGTCAGAGTCAGTCTCCCGACTGGATATGCGGTCCAACTCTGCCTGTACATCGCTCAGACCCAGTTTAGAACCTGAATCAAGTGTGGGAAGATACATATAAACTTAAAAATTAGGAttatattaaagaaaaaaatgtcatagAGGCACACAACAATTTAATAATTGCATTATTCAATAGTTAAGTCACAATGCAATAAGCACAAAGACAATTACACATGGTTAAAATAAGATCTGGGAGTATGTATATTCACAGTAGAATTATAGAATTTATAATTAGATGTTTTTGTCAAGTCAAATCTTGTGTCATCTCAATTGTGAGAGTAAAGGGAGCAACAAAGACTACCAGTGCATACATATAATTTGTATAGCTATTATATAATTTTTCTGCATTGCCCAGTCTTAGTTAAAGTCATGTGTACCATTTGTGGCTGATGTAATTTCAGAAAAATGCAATGCAACAtgccaaaaagtaaaacaaaaaaatctaaatgtaggggagcagagaggagacagtaTATTAAAATGGGAGTTCAAATCTGGgttttaagataaataaaataaaataaaattctgtgTATCTGACCACTAATATGAAATCAATACATCCGCACACATGAGCTTGATCCAATCAACCTGTCATTATCAATATGCTCAAGCTCTTACGTTTCAGAAGACACTAACACCTGAGGCCATTTCTTAATGCTTGAGAAGATATGGTTTGAAAATAAGAAGTGTATAAAACTAATTCCTTTTCTGAAAGCAAAACTGAGATATATAAATGTAACAGCAATGGGATCATCTTCTGGTCCACTACTTTAATTCTAAATATGGGTAGTTCCTGACTTGTTTGTGACCTCACAAACAAAATTTAAGCCCTCTGCCCAGTCCACATGTAACTATACATGTAGGGAATGTGTGATACAGGAGGACCGGTCCCAGCATTGCTCCTCTTTGGATGTTGGAGAAAGTAGAAAGCTTAGGAAAGGTGGGTCAAAGAAAGCAAATAGATGCTTCAAAGAAAGATGACATACACAAGCAGTAATAAATGGGAAatatctctcacacacaccttaaCGTGGCCAGCATCCTCTGACTAGtgcatacacatatacacattatGAATGATGTTATTAATTGTTGAAAATTAACAGCAAAGACTATGAGAATGaaagacacagtcacagagcTACAAATGGGCGTGAAGATGATGggtgcatgtttgtgtggttgGTTGCACTCAGACCACTTCATTATTGTCTTTATGTGTTATGTTTATGTCTGGAGCGGAGGAcaggagaaagagatgagaaaaCGGCGAAGAATGGCAAAAGGAAGGCAAGAACAAAAAGAAGCTGGGTGAAGAAGAATGACTAAGGACAGTGTTTAAGTTCTAAATCACTATCAATCTGTCCTACCAATCCACAGCATAGTGTTCCCACCTGACTTGCGTACGGTTCCTGGTGTGTTGTTACCACCACCTGGTGTCCCGGGTCCCCCTGTTCCTGCCTTCTTTGTCAGTAGACTGTTGAAAAAGTTGGCCAATACACCCTCGCTGGTCTgacctgcacagcacacagcaacCAGAGTTCAACGTATGGTCAAGCACTTAGTGAGCAATGGTTGATGGTCATGGTTACAACGTACCCGACTGTGGCATGGCGTTTGCTACGTTGGCCGCTGCAGAGCGATTACTTGTCCTGGGGGAGCCAGTGGGTGCTCTGCTAGTGGTGTCCTATAAACAGCAACAGTTCATTTCACAACAGTTTATTTCACACACATCGACACTAGAGAGAGGTTTTGCTTTAGCTTATGAgccaaaaccagaaaaacaaGAGCACTCACCACTGGTCGTCCTGCTGTCGCAGCAGGCTGTTTGGAAAGCAGCGTCTGCAGTTTTACCAGAAACACTTGGTCATCTTCTGCCTGAATCTCCTTTTCATGTACAATCtggtgagagaaaaaaaaaggttaaaggttgtaaagatttattttgcTTCCAGCACTTTTTCATAGCTATTCAACAGCTAATTAATTAGGCTGGATAAAAACTCTTGCGATCCCTGCAAGGATACTGGGTTAGGTTTAGAGAATTGGTTGCACATACAGGTATAATGTAAAAGGTAATGACACCTGATATAATCCAACCCTTGCACGGCAAGCTTAACTTGCCTAAGAGGATCTTTTTTGTGGGAGTCTTTACCTTTCTAACTGGTGGTTTGACTATTACATCCTCAAAGCTGTCCTCTGCTTTTATTGTCTGGAAGTTCTCATGTAGTATGGCAATCTTTTTCTCATTGTCCCAACCTGATGGACTGGTACATGAGGGAAAGGGTTACAAATCAAATTCAGGTTTTCATACagtattcaaacacacacatacacacaaacacttacatGAAGACAGCATCTCTTTCCACCACTTGTGCGGGGCAGTGGAAGGGAAAACCATAGAGTCTGTGGACCAGATATTTGTAAAGAATGTCCAGgtttttcatttccttcacTGACGTGTAAACCAGAGACGCCCCGTCTGACATAGCTGTCAAGGATATTTTCTATTCAAAAGTTCTGCATAAAGGAgcaaaaatataacaaaaaaaaaatccttagAAATGTGCTAGTGAAGGATACACTGCAGACAGAAACGTCTGATGTGGGACTGGATGAAGTCCAGGTGCTCGTCTCTGTAGTCGTGCTCCTTCTCCAATGTGCTGATGGCGTCACACTGAGGACAGATGAGCAGGTGTCAAACAGAGGTCATGTGCGTGAGTAAATGCATTAAATCAGCATTTTGCTGGTTTGGGATACACAGTATTTCATTTAAGGCCATTTACTAAACAATGTGTTTTCAACAGCTTTCTTAAATCATAGAATAGTAAAGCGTGTGCAACCACGCATATTCACAAGTGATATGTTTCCGCACATAAGCTGATGTTTAGTATTACAAGAATGGGCAGCGGAGTGTGTACCTTGGTGCAGACCACCACCACTGGTATGCCCAGGTTGTCTGTGAGCGTGTTGTCTCCTAATGGCAGCAGcacactctcctcctcttcactccTCCTCTGTGGGGTGCCGTCCTCACCACTGCCTGGCTCTGTGTACTCCTGGAACTGTTTTACAACTACacatatgcaaataaacaatatatattttaaaacctgGCCGGgggtttacattttaaaacatgtagtgTTATCATTCTCGTAATTAGACTTCCTAAAACAAACCCCTTTGAGATCTGTGGTCCACTGTTCCGTATTTTTACCCAAAAACACGGAACAGCTGTgcactttgttttgtattttaccaAACGTCTACCTGACTGCCGCCAGTATGACTCACGTTTGTGCTCCAGCTCCCGTAGCGTTTCGGGAGGGACGCGGAGTTTGTCGATGTGTTCCCTAGCGACGGCGGCCCACTTCTGGAGGGAGTCCAAGGCATTCCACGGCCGTGCCATGTCAACTGTTATCAGGAGCAACGAGTTGCCAATCGAGTCCACTGGTACAGCAACTCCCTGCAGACCTTTGTGGTAAAGGTCTCCATCCAACACCCAAGCATTACACCTTGTGTGATctacatacacaaaacacatcaagATAAACAGACACTTCCATACAACGATACTCAGAAGTACTCCGTTTACTATTGTGACAAAACAAGAAGCATAACTGGACATAGTCCATCAGTTTATGAACTTACCATCAATATCGTCGTCATGGACACTGAAGTAAAGGTATTCCAGGCCACGCCCTTTCATATACTCTTCCACGCCCTGTAGTTTTGCAACCAAGGTGGTCTTCCCCGAGCCAACCTCTCCTAAACATATATGCACATAAAATCCATAAATAACGCACATACATGGTGATCAGACAATAACATGCCCTTTAAGTTTAGTGGTCAAAGAATTTAACCTGGCAAAAGCATATTagggagaaaacaccacaatacAGCTGAAGGCTGTATTATTACTGTCCTGTATTATGCTCTGAATTATAGTCGTCACACAGTGCATTTTACAGCATTCAAATATAAGATATGATGTGCACACCAAACACAATCCAAAATTAGATTTGCACAAGCTGTACAATTTTAGTTCAAGATGATTGtcatcattaattaattaaaactgttgATCTGTACGATTCCACAAAGTAGTTTTAGTGACCGTCAAGTTCTTCTAAAACCTAAGGTGAaaaatgcttgttttatttacagatttcacatatttcacaaaatatCCAAATCTTACAACTAAGAATTAAAATTTGcttgaaaaatgacttaaaCAATTTTATTAGAGCCACCTCATCATGCAGCTTTCTCAAGCTGCTAACCTCAGCCCTGACAGCTCCACATTGTTATTGTGTGCGTAAAGACTGGGCTGCGTCCATTCATGAAATATGTCATATTAATTTAAACCGACAGAGGGACCAACATGCACCAGAAAGCCGTGTGTGCTGATGTTGTCATGAAAAGCACAACAGACAAATGGTTTTACAGCCATGCTCACACATCGGTAAGCAACTCGCTGATCGGGGCTGGAAAGGGCAGCAGGCTAAGGATTAGATGTGAGcgcagcgtgtgtgtgtgtgtgtgtgtgtgtgtgtgtgtgtgtgtggacagccAAAGATCCGATCAAGACAGGGAGGCACCCTCTCTGCTGCAAAAGCCCCGCTAGCCCCGTTTTAAACATCGACGGTGTGGCGTGTCCCCTCAGCATCATCTCCTCTTAGCTGCTACTAGCATGACTGGATGCTAGAATGACTTGCAGTGTTTCAAAGAGGCCCGAGTCTCTCTCACAAgatgatgagagagagacagacagtgtgtgtgtgtgtgtgtgtgtgtgtgtgtgtgtgtgtgtgtgtgtgtgtgtgtaggcgtTAAGAAAATACACCTGTCTCTCTCCGCTAGCCGACGCACTAGCTACCAGGCTTAAACACAAAGGTACCTCCACAGCAGGGAAAGCTAACTGTCTTAGCCGTCGGGCAGCATTAACTCCACCAGGATGAGATTGATATTCAAGCTAACGATGCCTACGAGCTAAGCCAGGAGACTGCAGACATACACAGATACCCACCCATGACCAGGACATTTTTCCCAGACGGTAGCTTCGATCTTGAATGGGTTGACACTTCACTCAGGATGGTGGACCTGCAGACAGATCAGCCCCGTTACAACACGGCTAAACAAGGCTTGTTCATTCAGTGACAAACAACGACTGACAGCGAGCAGCTAAACCGGGCTAGCGCTGTTGTGTCCCGGTGCCCAGTCAGTCTGGTGCTGATGCTAGCTAGCCCCGTTAGCAGGCTAGCTGTCAAACCATCCTCATCCCGGCACAATGCACCCCCTACATCCTCGGACCCAGCTCACAATAAAGCAGCTTTAATCGCCCACCACCCACCATAAATCCTGTCCATCGTCCTCGTCTGGGTTGGAGCTCTCCAGAGTGCTCTTGGGTCCCGTTGAGGTGGAGGATAATGATGCAGTCCTCCCTGAAGTCGCCATTTTCGCAGGGCTTGTAAATCGAGCAGGGCGCCCGGATGTAGCGGTTGTGGGCTAACCCAGCCTGGTGCACCACACGCCGGGACCGGGGCGTGGTCCGCCCGCACAAAGCTGGAGTCCGAGCTCCAGACATGGAGTGATCTCATCCCTCAGTGACACATCTGGGACTTATCATCCACACCATGTTATGAACGCTACCTGTTCTTGaatgttataaataaatctgtgctaaaatgggaaaaataaatatatattttattcacattttatgtaatgtttgtgtaaaGTGGGGCACTAGTTATAAACCAATGAGGCTGTTGTACAAAGCCTAGTCTACCACTACAATCACATGCTATTATAATATAACCCGTCTTCTTACACTAGTCTTTCCTGTCCTGGcctatttattaaaataacccATCAGGTTAAATGAGCTTAAATCCATCGCAGACGAAATATCCTCTTTAATACAGTGCCTCAAAATCAATGCCTTGATTTATGAATAATATGGCACCAGGCCTAAGCCTGCAGGATAAAGATAAAACTGTAATACCATGTAGAAAATGGGTGTACGTCAAACTGACTCGATGCATAGGCCAAAGTTGAGCAGCTCCTGCATCTTAGATCAGATTTAgacaagtaaaaaaagaaatctaaaggTACAGTCTATGGGATCCAATATTTTTTCCCTATTTATTTCAGCTGAATAAACTGTGTTGAACCATTTTTAATTCATCTGACCCAGTGAATCTTGCGGGCACGGTGTGAACTTTAACTACCGTGTGGTCTCAGGTGTGCGGTCATCGCTTATTACAAAACCACCGAAGCGCGTCGCAGCCGATCCAGGCTGAGAAAGTGTTGCGGGTAGAGACCGCGAGATGGCGCTAACGCACTGCGCTCCCGGGCCGCCGGTCCCAAGGTGCGCTCTCTCTGCGGCCCCCGACGGAGCCAGCGGATTTGAAACTCCAGTTAAGTGGCGCACCGTCCACCTCCTCCCCATCTTTCGCTCCCAGTCAACCCAGGCGCACGGAGCGCATCCTGGCGGAGCTCGCCCGGCGGGAGTTAGTGATAATCAGCTCTGTTAGGCTGTCAGCAACAAACCGACCGAGCTCTGCAGTGTAGGCAATTGAGCAAAACACATAgacaaaagagggagaggagagggagatggGTCCGGAGACGCTGAGGTATCCGTGATTGTCAACTAAGCGGCGGTGAAGTTCTTCTGCTCCGCAcggatcttttttttttttttttttttttttttccaggtcaTTGAGGTGAGTTTTTCTTCTGCAGGAGGCAGAAGCATCCCCGGATAGTGCATGTCTAACCAAGTGCATGCGAGGTGTACAGGCATTTCCCTTTTCTATGCCGTGCTGCAAATGAGCAGATGTTTGATACAACAGTGAGCTGCTTCGTTATTTAACAGCCTCTGTGACTTTGTGGCTGTATCGACTCTCCTAgacaaggaaaactgttcattttattACCAGACAACAAATCAGTTTCTAGTCTAGTCTGAGTCTTTATTTGAGAAAAGAGAACTGGGAAACACCTTGAAGGGTTCTCGCAGAAAGCATCTGCTTTAATTGTATTCTGCTGGAGTGCTAGAAGACCAGATAAGCCCTATGAGAGGGGGAAGAGCCACTTCATTCggctcctctctctttccagcTCTTCCCTCTGCTTCATTCACTCTTACTTGCCCGCCTGTCTCCAGCACTTTCTCCCACTCCATCTCTCTAATCCTCCCTCACACAAcctctgtctccctcactctcactggttctctgtctctgtcagctcTATTAACACTGTGAGTTTGAAACACCAGACACTTCAGATACTCCCCTCTGTCTTTGCACAGACCCAGCTGCTTTTATGTTTCCACTCGTTCGGCTGAGCATACTGCTGTCACGATTAGTATTCCACAGAAGGGTGCATAACACTCACATAgtttggtttcttcttctttcgtcTTCTGCTGTTCGTGCTGTAAGTGGTTGTGGATGTTACGTCTTGTTGTTTGATGATATGTGACAGCATGTAAATTGCAATGTATTACAGTGTTATGGACCTGCTCATGGCTAAATTATTAATGTCACATCAGTTGCATTCAGTccacacaaatgcacatgtgAAGGTGAAGGGACACGTACAAATATAgctacatatacatacacacacacacacgcgcacacacagacagtcaagGGTCATGGCAGTGCAACTAGGAGAAATGATTTGATTGCCAGGATTGCGAGGAATACCAGCTCACAGTAAGGGGCCTTAGAGTGAATGTAAAACATCTTATACCACCCAGAAAGCAACCGTTATCATTGCGATTTATGTTTAGcattatttttgctttacaCATCATCATTTTCCAACCATGTTTGCTACAGAGCATTCTGCCGCTCAGTCTGCCATTTGCGCCCTGCACGCTGTTCGTAATGGCATAGCTTCTACCAGCAGTAATACTGTgagacataaaaaatatgttgcagACTCTTGCACTCATTTTTGTGTGATTGTATAACCCGATCCAGAGCAGGGAAAACAACAGAATTTAGTCAATACTAAGTTTACTTTCCTCCCAACCCTGCTCACCACTACATTTGAttgatattacagtatataaatatcaaaataaaccAGTTTATCCGTTTTGGCAAAACCACTACTTTTTCACTCAAGAAGCTACAAGCATGAAATGTGATATGAATATTCTTTGACACCTCTGGCAACGTGCGACACATGAGGCAGCGGATGCTTTGCCGAGCTGTGACGGCAGATtctgcacagcacacagctcTTATACAAAAACTGTGGCTGGAGAAATTGTCCATATCCTCTCTCGCTATCAGTGTCATCTTCTGTCAACCGGAACAGACAGGCATCTGCTGCTTCctgctcattcacacacacacacacacacacacacacacacacacacatgcagcaatAAAGCACACATGCGCACAGATCTGCCTGCATGTCACACACCTGCCCTGTGGCTCTGTCCGTGTCCGTTTGTCTGTGTACAGTTCATTCTTTGTGCTTAGCTAAAAATAATCACCACCAaccaaccaacacacacatggaACATGAATTATGGAagacggagagaaagaaatagagagagagagagagagaaacagagggtgagagagagagagagagaaagagagagagagagagagagaggcattCAGGTCAGAGTGAGACCCAGTTCTAAGAGCTTCACTCCCTAAGGATGATACTACTCGACCGCTGCATTAATATTCAGTTTGAACCATCCAGCACATCAGACCCATGTTTATCCTTTAGTTTGGACTAAGTGGACTTGAGGGTACTTCAGGTGTCAGCCCAGGGCTTGTTGCACATTAAGGGCTGGGAAATTTAATTAGTGCATTTTGAGGCAAATTATATACACAATACAGTGTGCCAAATGAGCTGATAATAAGTATTAATACAGTTAAAGTTCGGATGAAGCCTTAGAAATTGTATTTTGCAATTAAAGAAAGGCATTTCTATAATTGAGTGTGCTTTAAAAGTcatatttttacactgaaggaataatttgacatttagGGAAATAAACACGTTCACTTTCTTGTCAAGCGTTAGATGAGAAGGTTGATGCCACTTCATGTGTGTGCTAAATATAAAGCAGCCAGCCAGGTTAGCTCCTTTCAAACCTCACAGAAAACCTCCCTATCAACACCTCTGAGGCTCACTATGCTGTTTTGACACCAATTTCGGCTACAGCGCGTTCATTTGTTAAATTTAGACGTTCAGATTCTGTTACCTCTGGACAGAGCCAGCTGTTTACCCCTGGGTCCTGCcagtagcttcatatttaacacacaaTCGTGAGAGCGGTATTGAGCGGCTGCTCTAACTCTcagcaacaaaagcaaaaaggcATGTCTGCCGATATACTCCCTTCAAGGATAAGCTGGCCCACACAGGCTTTTATCACGTCTGAACGACTAGACTTATTTTTTAGGTTTGGAGGTGGGAAGTGTCACCACTCAAACTGTTTGACAAAGCTAAAAGTAGAGtcataaattattatatattctgATATATATGATaaattcttttaattaattaaactcaTTTTGAGATAAACATTGAATTTGCTCCGGTTGCTCTGGTTCACTTCATGTGTGTGTATCCAGGGGGGTTTCAGCCTAGGACTTAATGTGCAAGCACTGAGGAAATTGATCCATGCATATGCGAGCACATGTTTGGAAGGTAATTCTATTATGGTGTTTATGGTGTATTAAGACTACAGTTTTTTAGGTGAAAAGATTGATACCACTCTTATACGAGACCTTTATATGTAACAATCTAATCAGTTAATTAGTGTCAGAGCTAATTAGctgtaaatatgttgttgttgttttaagaaATGTCATCATTGATGAATGAGTTGATCATTTTATTACTaacattactgtaaaatgtgattCAAACTAATTTCcagattaacatttaatttcacatatCATGGGGAAAAACATCTGGGTTGCTGCAGTTAGACGCTTGGCAATATTCTATTTAGGGACTATGAACTCTATACACTCTGCAGAAACCTGAGCAGAAAGCCGGCGATTTGACCTCAGCAGAACTATAGGtgtatctgtgcatgtgtgtgtttgtatgcgcATGTTTGTGTTATAAATCCAACCGATTTAAACGAGTGTTCTCCTTAACATCTGTACTGTAAGTGcataactgtgtttttgtgcctttgtgtgttAAAATTGTTCATGTACGTGTTGTTGTATTTAGGGACGTTGTGTGGTTTTCAGTGGCTTCAGAGTCCTGACCTTGAACACAGTCCTGTCTGCTTAGTCAGGGCCACTGCATCTGCTTATGTCAAAGCAAACAACAGTTCAAATGaactctatctatctatctatctatctatctatctatctatctatctatctatctatctatctatctatctatctatctatctatctatctatctgaccctattatttttctttctccttctcctttcaGTGCTTGATTGTGCGTTCAGCATGAGTAACATCTATGAGTCTGCAGAAGCCACACTGGGCTTCATCAGCTCTCCATGTCTGACCAAAGTTGAGCTGAGAGTTGCCTGTCGGGGGATCTCGGACCGCGACGCCCTCTCAAAACCGGATCCCTGCGTGGTGCTGAAAATGCAGTCGCATGGACAATGGTTTGAGGTACAGTAACGAGGTGGCACGAGGGGGTACAGGTGCACCTGATTTCTTCTCTTGTGAAAGCCTCTTTCATATCTTCACACACaacaatcatttaaaaacattgcaAGACACTCTGGAAGAGAGCTGCAAATGTCTGTGCATGCAATGTCTGGTTTTTCAGTTGCTGTTCGTGGAACTGAATGTCACTGAGGGATTTCCAACAATCTTTGATGGCCTTTAATCTAGCCTTTTATAAACTAATAATTACAAAATAGTTGAATGTCAGTGAAAATAAGTGTCTTTGACAAGAGTTTTGTAACTATTCAACTTTCTTTTCATACTATTCTCCATTTGTCCATGTACCAGTCAGATAGAAAATCAAATTCTTTCATTCAGATTTTGATGCAAATGTCCTTATAAATGTCTCTGCAATCAACACTAGAAACTAGACGTGACATTGGATttctgtaaattattatttataatcaAGGACCTGAGCTATCATACAGAGCAGTGATTGTGTTGCTTATCTTCTCACTCTAAATTGCGGGTTGTGTTTGGTTCTTATAAATTATGGATGCTAATTGTCACAACAGGCAACAGAAATCCTAACTTTGGTAGATTAGTGTGCAGATTGTATTTATCGAGCCAAAGGCtttgacattaaaaatgtgCTTCTGTTATTTCTCTGCTCATCTCCAAAACAATTCCCAGGAATCAAGAGCAATTTTATGGGACCCATTGTACATAATAAAAGGTgtcagatggagagaaaaatcCTGCTAGAACCCGCTGTATAGCacttgaaaatggaaaaataaatggcTATCTGCTGTATACCAATTGTTCTCTGAAGTGgtggaaatacattttcttaagTCCTGTACTTTAAGTTTATCATTTTACCACAAGTATTTTATTTGAGCATTTCTTTTATGCTGCTTTATACTAAGACTTGatgttgtacttttactccactgcatTTCTTTGAGAACGTTTGTTACTGCACTTTTCAGAATTTGACTAACAATACTAAACACGATATAACCATAAAACTTCATTGATCTACCCTGTGAAAGTCACAAACTAGCCAGCAGTACATTAAGCACAgctgattaaatatttattgaagtTTCGCCACTGGCAGTAACACATACAGCATAATAGCTAAACTTTGTAAGAACACAGCGTGAGGTGGATAAATGCagagaaattaaagaaattttcatctgtctctatttctcttttcttccatctGTGGTAAAGACTGTCTATGCCGAGTGCACTGCCTCCCCTTTAAATATGTAgatacacacacccacgcatGCATGAGCATTTTCACACGTTCAGTGCTACAGTGACTCACTTTAacagacatacatacatgcacatggattcacacattaacacacactgtcaaaGGCTGcactacacacactacacacgcacacgcacacatatgCACGCACTTCATCTCCACAGAGGCTCAAGATCAAGTGCTCGGAAAGTACTGCAGCATTATTCTGTCTTTGGAGACTTCACAAAAAGCTACTTTGTACAGCATActggtgtgtacagtatgtgcgttaactagagagagaaaaagaaagtgagagagactTTGTGCCCTCGTAAAAATGGACAAATGTTATCAGTGCCCATGAGATTCAGAAACCTTTAATTGGATAATTGTTTGATAGATCTGAGCGTGTAAgtttgtttgtatatgtgtgtattcatgATTCTTTTTACTCTAATGGTGTGCCAGCTTACCGAGGTGTCAGAAAAGGCCAaatctgtgtgtgcttgtgtgtagtCAAAGTCTGCTGGTGTGCCGTGCACGTTTGTTTCTATATGTGCGCCTGTGTATGTTTCCCAAAAGGTTATCAGCCAACAATAAAAGAGGCCCATTCGTTGCTGCTAGTCTTAGATAGGTTTTGTTGGCAGTGCTCACAGAGACTTTTGTTCGGCTTTCTATtcctttctgtgtc
Above is a genomic segment from Anabas testudineus chromosome 11, fAnaTes1.2, whole genome shotgun sequence containing:
- the dync1li1 gene encoding cytoplasmic dynein 1 light intermediate chain 1: MATSGRTASLSSTSTGPKSTLESSNPDEDDGQDLWSTILSEVSTHSRSKLPSGKNVLVMGEVGSGKTTLVAKLQGVEEYMKGRGLEYLYFSVHDDDIDDHTRCNAWVLDGDLYHKGLQGVAVPVDSIGNSLLLITVDMARPWNALDSLQKWAAVAREHIDKLRVPPETLRELEHKLVKQFQEYTEPGSGEDGTPQRRSEEEESVLLPLGDNTLTDNLGIPVVVVCTKCDAISTLEKEHDYRDEHLDFIQSHIRRFCLQYGASLVYTSVKEMKNLDILYKYLVHRLYGFPFHCPAQVVERDAVFIPSGWDNEKKIAILHENFQTIKAEDSFEDVIVKPPVRKIVHEKEIQAEDDQVFLVKLQTLLSKQPAATAGRPVDTTSRAPTGSPRTSNRSAAANVANAMPQSGQTSEGVLANFFNSLLTKKAGTGGPGTPGGGNNTPGTVRKSGSKLGLSDVQAELDRISSRETDSDLPNANETPATDGQDT